The sequence AATTCTGTATAGCCGAGCATATCGGGCGTTACTTTGACGCCTTTTGAATCGTAGATGTCGGAAATAATTGCCTGTAATAATTTCTTCTTGTTTGCGTCGGCGGGCCTTTCCGAGAAATGATAATTTGCCGTCGGTTCGCCGACTACGGGCATGAACTGAACCTGAGAAAGTTTAATGCCCGACAATATCGAATTCAATCGCGAGATATCCGACGCGTCGCCGCTTTCGCTCTCGCCTTCGGCTATGTTTTCCAATTCATCGAACGACAAATCGTTACCTGCGGCGGGAGTCTCCAGATCGAGCATGAAATTGTTCGAGCCGGCGTCGCCGGGCGCGGATACGGAGAGCGACAAAACCCGCAAAACCTTTACGGATTCTTTCTCCTTTTCGAGCAATGCCGCTTTTGCATTGTTCCCTTCCGTATAAACGCTTACAAGATATTTCATATTATCCCGCTTTTAGTAACTGCATAATGCGTGTTTTGTTATTTGCGTACGCGATAGCGTTCTCCTTCGAAATCTTTCGCTCGGTATAAAGTCTAATCAAATCCTGTTCCAGAGTAATCATGCCCTGTTGCGCGCCTTGATTTATCATCATGTAAATTTCGCTTGTATTGTTGTTTTTGATGGCGGCTTTTACGCTCGGAGTGACAATCAGCACTTCTTTTGCAAGGACGCGTTTGCCGTCGAGACTCGGCACGAGTTTTTGAGAGACCACTGATATCAAGACGTCCGCCAATCGGTTTCTGACGCGTTCCTGTTCGGAAGGATGAACTTCCGCTATTATGCGGTCGATCGATTCGACGGCCGAAGAAGTATGCAGAGTAGAAAATACTTTATGACCAGTATCTGTAACTTCGAGCGCTGCCATGATCGTTTCCGGGTCTCGCATTTCACCGATTACAATTATGTCGGGGTCTTGACGCAAAGCCTGAATAACTCCGTCCTTGAACGAAAGCACGTCCCTTCCGACTTCGCGGTGTTTTATAATTGATTTTTTGGATGTATGAACGTATTCCACCGGCGATGCGATAATTACAATGTGGCACGGATCGAATTGATTATGGTAATCGATAATGGCGTCGAGCGTGGTCGATTTACCCGAACCGGTGATACCGGTTACAAGCGAAAGTCCGAATTTTATATAATTATGGCTCATTGCTTTTACCGCTAGCGGATGGAACTCGAGCGAATTCAAAGGTCTCACTTTAGCCTGAATTGCGCGCATGTTCAATGCAAGCGTATCGAGGTCGAAATAAGCGTCGGCGCGAAACCGTACGTTAACATTTTCTTTTTCATAAAAGAATGTATAGCTGAAATCGAGATTCCGCTCGTTCATAAGTATTTGACGCTGACTGGGATTCAACAGCGACATAATCAACACTCCGGCTTCGTCGGGCTTCATCTGCGGCAGGTCTTCGACCCGTTCTTTATTGCCGAAGATTCTGAACCAGACGTAACCCTGGGTTCCGAATCCTCCTATTTCGACGTCGGAAGCCTGACGCTCAAGCATCAAAGAAAGAATGTGATTTGCATATTTGAGCAGAAGCAGTTTCTGCTCTTCGCTCAATTTATCGATATGATCGGCGATAAAGCGCACCCTTTCCGGACCGAAATAAATTTCGGGTATCTTTGATACAAACGCCGATAATAATTGTTTAGCCTGTTCAGTCATAATTATGTAAAAATAAAGAAATATTTATTATTAATCTTCCATAGTGGCGCCGATTACCTCCTGTATCGAGGTAAGGCCCAATCTTACTTTTTCGAAACCCGATTCGCGCAAACTCTTTGTACCGTCTTTGCGCGCCTGGTTTCTGATGGCTTCTTCGTCCACTTCCTCGCCTGAAGAAACGATTATTTTCCTTATTTCTTTTGTAAAATAGAGCGCTTCGTGTATGGCAAGGCGTCCTTTATATCCCGTATTATTGCATTTTTCGCAGCCGACGGCTTCGTAAATTTCGTAACCCTGCCACTCATCTAAATTCAAACCCGACGACTTAATATGCTCTTCAATATTATCCACTTTTCTTTTGCAAGATTCGCACAGCCTTCTTATAAGTCGCTGAGCGACAATAATATTAATTGCATATGCAATAAGGAACGGTTCAATTCCCATTTTATAAAGACGGGCAACGGCGCTCGGAGCGTCGTTTGTGTGGAGAGTGGAAAAAGTCAGGTGACCCGTATTTGCAAGTTTAATTGCCGTCTCGGCGGTTTCTTTATCGCGCATTTCGCCGACCAAAACGATATCGGGGTCGTGGCGCAAAATAGATCTGATTGCCTGTTCGAAATTCATTTTATAACCGATCTTAAGCTGACGCGCGCCTTCGATAACATATTCGACCGGGTCTTCTACGGTAAGAACATTTTTCGTCGGGTCGATTACCTGATACAAAGCGGCAATCAAAGTAGTCGATTTACCGCTTCCGGTAGGACCGGTAAGAATAACCATGCCTTGCGGCTGTTTGATAGCCTTCTCGAAAGCCGTGCGCGCATAGCCGGTCAAACCTAATTTGCTCAAATCGCGTATAACTTTTCTGTCGTCGAGAATACGAATTACAATGCTTTCGAATTTATTTCGGAGTTCGGTGCCCACCGTGGGCAATACGGAAACGCGAAATCGTATAATGTGTCCGTCGATTTCCCTTTGAATAAAACCGTCCTGCGCTTTTTCGCGTTCGAAGCGGTCGAGTCCTTTGGAACGGTCTTTGACAACGGCCATAACAGCTTCGGGCATCGTATTTTCCTGAACGTGCCACAATTGCAATTTGCCGTCGATTCTGAAATGGATTTCCGTACGCGTCGCCGATTTGGGAATAATGTGAATATCGCTTACGCCTTTTCTTACGCCTTCGACCAAGGCGGCTTCGACCAGATTAATCAACGCGCTTTTGTTTATCTCGGCGTCGAGTTCTTCTTCGTCGATGCTGGCTTCGTCATGCGCCACCTGAAATTCTTCTTCGGCTTCCTGAATCATTTTAAGATATTCGTTTTCCGAAGTTATCAGCATATTGATCAATTTGTCGTAGTCCTTTTTCCGCAGGTAATTGATCTCGTATTTTTTGGCGTTGAGAGCGTATGCTATTTTGGGCAAGTTCCTGTCTGTCGGATCGACCGCGGCGAGTATGAGTTTATCTTTGATTTTTTCGTCGTATTTAAACGGTATAACGCGATGTTCCAGCAGAAGGCGCTTTACTTCGTCGCCCTGCTTGGTCATAATATTCTTAATTTCGTTTATCCGCTCTTCTGGCAGCTCTTCGGGTTTAATATTCAATTCCTTGAAAGCATAGAGGATAGCGACTTCGCGGAAAATCACATCGTGTTCAAAACCGAATTCTTCAACGAGTATCTGAGCGAGATTGCGTTTTTTCTGGAGCTGATCGGCTTCCTTTATTTTAAGCGCCTGCTCGAGTATGTTGGAATCGATTATTCCTTTTTTCAGAAGGAGATAACCGATCTTGTCAGCCATTTCGAGTTGTGAATCCAACATAACCAAATACCTTTTTTATAAAATTATACGTTACCCCATCATCGGGGATTTAGGACTGATCGTCGCCGTTTCTGCGGAAATCAGCGTCAAAGCGATCATTACAATCATAATAATCATTGCAATTACAACCTGTATCAGTTCGATGACGTTTTTTAGCCGGAATACGGTTTCGCTTTCGTAATAATTAGCAAGCTGCAACGCCGTATTTTTAATAGTTCCGGTTTCCTCGCCTGAATGGAAACGCGAAATCGCCGTATCTGTAAAAACTCCGCTCGCCTGAAAAGCTTCCGTAACTCCGATGCCTTTTTTAATCATCAGCGGTATAGCCACGTTTTTTATCTGATGTTCAAAATACGAATTTCCCGTGGCTTCCGCAGCAATTCTTATCGGCTCGATACTTTCGGCAGAGCCGCTGTAGAGCGTATAAAATACGCGGCAGAATACTTCGATCGAAGTTTTATGAATCAAAGAACCGATAATAGGTATCTTGTACATCAGTCTGTCGACAATCATTTTGCCTTTCTTGCTTTTTGCAAACTGCCACAAAAAAATGGGCGGCAAAACCGACGCCAGAGTTACCCATAATACATTATCGATTAAAAACTCGCTTAATTTAAGCGTTGCGGCTGTAAGAGGCGGTAAATCGATCTTAAATTTCACAAAAAGTTTGGCGGTCTCAGGAAAAATATACCCGACATAAAACAAAACAGCCAGAAAGAGGACAAATAAAGTGACCAGCGGAGTGATGAGAGCGCTTCTCAAATTTTTACGAAATTCCTGCTGGCGCTCGAGGAATTTGGCGGTGGCTTTATAAATTTCGGCCATATTGCCGCTTTTGGATGCCAGTCCGAGCATGTAAGCCGTAAACTTGCCGAATATCGACTGGTATCTTAAAAACGTGGTTTGACTGTCTGCGCCTTTTTTCAATTCGTTGTTAATTTGTTTTAAGGTCTCTCTGAGTGTTTTGTTTTCAATGTCGTTTATAAGAAGCGTAAGGATTTCGCTGTAAGGCAGTTTTTGTTCGAGCAGTTCGGCTGAAATCTTAACAAAAGAAACGATATCCTGTTGAGGCGGTTTGAAATTGAATTCAAGTAATTTTTTATTAACCGATATTACGTCGTAACCCAATTTTTGGAGAGCGTTTACTACTTCTTCTTTCGAAAAAGCTCTCTGTTCGCCTATAATCGGTTTTTCGTTGCCGCGTTTTATTTTATATATATAAGAGCTTTTTTTCTGGATAGAGCGGATTTTAAGATTATGCTTTTCGGCCAATTTAAGGATTTTCTTTTTAGCCTCGCCGTAGGAAGGTTCGTTTAAAGTGCCCGTAATCGCCTGCCCGTTCGGTTTGATTGCGCTGAATCTGACTTCGATCATGAGAATTTTTCCGCTCTTTTAATAACAAGAATGCCGGTAAAACAATAATAAATTGTTTTACCAGCATTTTCAATAATTCTAAAAAATCAGTTGTTAATGGTCGTCGAGGTTATGTCATTTGGACCGACCACCATAGTCACTTTAACTTTATTCGTTCCGTCATTGCCGGTCTCAGTACCTGTGCCTACTAAAGTAACTGATTGAGCGGCTACAGTGGCAG comes from Melioribacter roseus P3M-2 and encodes:
- a CDS encoding type IV pilus twitching motility protein PilT — its product is MTEQAKQLLSAFVSKIPEIYFGPERVRFIADHIDKLSEEQKLLLLKYANHILSLMLERQASDVEIGGFGTQGYVWFRIFGNKERVEDLPQMKPDEAGVLIMSLLNPSQRQILMNERNLDFSYTFFYEKENVNVRFRADAYFDLDTLALNMRAIQAKVRPLNSLEFHPLAVKAMSHNYIKFGLSLVTGITGSGKSTTLDAIIDYHNQFDPCHIVIIASPVEYVHTSKKSIIKHREVGRDVLSFKDGVIQALRQDPDIIVIGEMRDPETIMAALEVTDTGHKVFSTLHTSSAVESIDRIIAEVHPSEQERVRNRLADVLISVVSQKLVPSLDGKRVLAKEVLIVTPSVKAAIKNNNTSEIYMMINQGAQQGMITLEQDLIRLYTERKISKENAIAYANNKTRIMQLLKAG
- a CDS encoding type II secretion system F family protein; the encoded protein is MIEVRFSAIKPNGQAITGTLNEPSYGEAKKKILKLAEKHNLKIRSIQKKSSYIYKIKRGNEKPIIGEQRAFSKEEVVNALQKLGYDVISVNKKLLEFNFKPPQQDIVSFVKISAELLEQKLPYSEILTLLINDIENKTLRETLKQINNELKKGADSQTTFLRYQSIFGKFTAYMLGLASKSGNMAEIYKATAKFLERQQEFRKNLRSALITPLVTLFVLFLAVLFYVGYIFPETAKLFVKFKIDLPPLTAATLKLSEFLIDNVLWVTLASVLPPIFLWQFAKSKKGKMIVDRLMYKIPIIGSLIHKTSIEVFCRVFYTLYSGSAESIEPIRIAAEATGNSYFEHQIKNVAIPLMIKKGIGVTEAFQASGVFTDTAISRFHSGEETGTIKNTALQLANYYESETVFRLKNVIELIQVVIAMIIMIVMIALTLISAETATISPKSPMMG
- a CDS encoding GspE/PulE family protein, encoding MLDSQLEMADKIGYLLLKKGIIDSNILEQALKIKEADQLQKKRNLAQILVEEFGFEHDVIFREVAILYAFKELNIKPEELPEERINEIKNIMTKQGDEVKRLLLEHRVIPFKYDEKIKDKLILAAVDPTDRNLPKIAYALNAKKYEINYLRKKDYDKLINMLITSENEYLKMIQEAEEEFQVAHDEASIDEEELDAEINKSALINLVEAALVEGVRKGVSDIHIIPKSATRTEIHFRIDGKLQLWHVQENTMPEAVMAVVKDRSKGLDRFEREKAQDGFIQREIDGHIIRFRVSVLPTVGTELRNKFESIVIRILDDRKVIRDLSKLGLTGYARTAFEKAIKQPQGMVILTGPTGSGKSTTLIAALYQVIDPTKNVLTVEDPVEYVIEGARQLKIGYKMNFEQAIRSILRHDPDIVLVGEMRDKETAETAIKLANTGHLTFSTLHTNDAPSAVARLYKMGIEPFLIAYAINIIVAQRLIRRLCESCKRKVDNIEEHIKSSGLNLDEWQGYEIYEAVGCEKCNNTGYKGRLAIHEALYFTKEIRKIIVSSGEEVDEEAIRNQARKDGTKSLRESGFEKVRLGLTSIQEVIGATMED